The Hevea brasiliensis isolate MT/VB/25A 57/8 chromosome 1, ASM3005281v1, whole genome shotgun sequence DNA segment aaaaaaaaatctaaaaaatgctaaaatatatatataagagtataataatataaataaaaaaaatagctcAGTAGAATTTGACTCATTCATCATTCAAACAAACAAAAATCCCCCTTGACCTCATTCCTCTTATGCAATTTGTAATTAGTTCAACCAATGTGTTTACACGCAAAGTTCTTCTTGGCTTCTAGCTTGAGTTTTTGTGGTTTCGTTTTCACATCACATCAAGTTGTTTCTTTGTGCCTGAAAATGCAATCaacaataaaatatttctttaaCTAAAAAAAATGGAAAGATGTGCTGTGCCTGGATGGCTGTTGctgtaaaattttttttagatAACTTGATTTGGTTGAAGTACATTATCACACATCATTTTCTCCTTCTTTCCTTTCTGAAtgatcttcttctttcttctttcttctcaaaTCTTCTAACAAAGCAGCGGCAATTAATGGATGAATTCATGGTGAAGGTTGACACAGTAAACAATGGGTTGCTTGCAGAACAGACCACGCCACCTCCACCTAAGCGAGAATGCATATGCTTAGGTTGCTTTTCATGTCATCTGTCGCCGATAGTCATCCATCTATAACCCAACCCCAACAACCACACTCTTACCTCTAAAAAAAAATCACACCCACCTTTCTTTTAATACCTTAGCCTTTTATTTAAAGTTGGCTTTAGCTTTTGTAAGCTGCAAGTGAAGCTGACTAGCTGAAGCTCAGAACATAATAATGAAGTATCGTCGGTGTACAGAGCTTCACCACATTTGTTTGTTTTTCGTGAATGCCCACCATCATCATCTCTCACCTCATCTCTCCTCTCATCACAACTAAATTTGATGACTTACTCTCCCCTTTTCCCAAATCGCTCCCATCCCAAATGGTTGCAGAACTTTTTTAGCAGcaaacttttaaaaaataaaaattccaatcaaaaaaaaatttaaaaaaaaagaaatttaaaacctCATCAAAGGTCAAAAGTGTTTCATGTCATGGAAAATGTAAATAAAATCATtcattatcatcatcatcatcatataTCATCTCATATAATACACATCACATCAAcattcttcttctctctttctctacaaaaaacttcttttttttctcttttttttgaaaaaaattactTCTTTAAAATAAAAACTCCTTCATAAAGTGCCTGGGCCCTGCCTTGCCCACTTTtaaacttctttcttttttttttttcttttctctttctttctttcaacTTGTACACTCTTTTCACACCTTCCTCGATTCTCCATTCTTCTGAGGCACACTGATCAGTGACTTGACATTCCTTTCAAGCTTCTCTGCCATATTGTTGAACAATCATTCATCCAATTTTGTGCAGAAAAAAAAAACCACAACGAAACCTGCATGTAATCTATTCCTTGTGTACTTTACGACTACCCTTATTTTGTTTTTGCTTTGTTTTTGTTTTCACCTCTCTTGCTTTGTTGTCTTTTTTATCTTTCACATCACTCAATCCATTTCCAATCATCCAATCCATAAAGTGATTCTCTGTTGGATTCCAATTCATCATCCATCATCATCCTCcattccatttttctttttttatcatttttcctCATCATTCATTCCCATCCTCCATCACATCATGTTTGTTTCTCATGTTTTCATCATCATCCATCAGCCATCAAACAAACAAATCATCATCGCCTCGCGCCGGGTCCCTGtgctcctccttcttcccaaatcctCTTGCTCTCTCCTCTTCCAAGCTCCCCTCTTCTCGACTCTTCGATCTTTTAATGTGCCCAAATCTCTTTGTTTTGCCCTCATTGTTTCTTCCTATTGTCAATTGATTTCATTACCCCTTCTTATTTTGTCTCATTGTTTCTCTTGTCATCCCAATCCCAAATCCCAAGCTTCCTCATGAATTTtgccacaatttttttttttgaattttttttttttcttatcatttttgtactattttttttcaaaatacagtttttttttcttttttttatttttagttgtTTTATTGGCACATGTTTTTTCCAATATTACATGGCTGTTTTTTTCTCCTCCCCAAACTCCAAATCTAATCACTCCAGCTTTCTCCACTTTTGTCTTTTTGAATATGTGAAACCCCTAAAACTTAAGCCTGCTAAAAAACAAAAAACTGGTTTGTTTTTTGTTTTCTTAAAAAATTGCTTCTATAAAATGCACTCACTTTGCTTTCACTCTCcgctttttttgttttttcttcCGTTGTTCATCCGCTGGTTTGTTTTGATTCTTAGTTTCTTTTTCTCTGTTGTTTCTTTCTCCTCTGAACTCCCTTCTATCCGTCTCCCCTTCTCTTATTTCTTTcccaatttctttttttaaagcaacatttttaattttcttttgttttcaagctttaattttaaacaaaaaattttttcaaacaagaaaataaaaacaaaaaaagtaattttaacaCATAAAATACCTCAAGTACTCTAATATAAATCAGCATGAACTCCCATCATATATTCAAACATTCCAACAAGGCTTTTTGTTTTGGAATGTTTGTGCTTTTTTTTTTGTTGGGTTTTCTGTTGCTTTTTGCTTACACATTCTTTTGCAATTTTTTGTTGGTGTTGTTGTTTTTTTCATCAAAAAAACTTGTCATTGTCGGGTCAAATGTATGTCCATAAGCCTTTGTGCCCATATCCACCACATTTATCGATGTTAAAACAATTCGCCAACTTCCAAACAATTGAAACAATTTTCATTAAATCATCTTTCAACATGCATTAAACAAAATTTGTTTGCGcttttttcttttcattcatCTTTTTTTCTTTCCTTCGGATGATTATGCACATTTGCCTTTTCTTTTaaacaaaatttttttcttttttcacaccttgaactttttcttttatttttcttttttgatCACTTTATACACATCACAGATAGCACATCTTTCCCCTTTTCCAGAACAGCTTATAACTCCTTTTCTCTTTACCTTCATTCTTTCATCTTCGCTTCCTGAATACAAGAAAACATGTCTACATCTGAAAAAACATCTTCTCTACATTACACACATATGATTCAAATAACCTACGAAACGAAATCTCACTCCTCATTGTCTCTGGATTCACATCATCATCTTCCAtaatcatcatcttcttcttcctctcatcATTTTCTGGCTTGCTTTGGCTCATTCACTCAATTCCTTAAAATGCCCACTCATATTTGCACTGCCTCATTCAATCCATTAAAAACAAAcaacctctctcttcctctctctggcTCTTCCcgccctcctctctctctctccctctcgttGGCAGAGGCagctttcttcatttttcttcgaGAACTTCCTCTTCCTCATTTGTACTTCCATTTTCACCTTTGGCGTCTTGATTTTTGGTTGCATTTTCAATGGATTCAATTTCTTTTGACTTTGGATGGATACCAAAGTTTAAAtgacatttttctttttttcaaaatttttctcaacaattttggttttttttctttttctttttgcttttttctttctcattttttttccatttcatttttttttcttttctttcttctcttttttcatctcttcttttttccttttttcatttttcttcatttcatcttcaatttctagaagaaatttctttcaatttcaatcttcttcttcttcttcaatattttccttggtttttcagtctgtttctttttttcttaaatttcttGAAATTCTGATCTATCTCTTCGCTCTGAAAAGATGCTTGATCCTTGCTCATCAGTTGGGCTTTCCCTCCTTGTCTATCCAATGCTCATCTTCTGATCTCTCCCTTATTCTCTCCTCACCTCATCAATTTCTTCTCACTCTCTCTTCTCTCAACAGTTCTTCAATGATCGTGGACATCAAgccattctctttttctctccaTCAAGTCGCAATGATCAATCATCCATTTTTGATCTCATCCTCTCGATCATGGTTTCCGCTGTGTTGGTGTTGCCTTCACACTCATTATGCTTAattatcaaaaaataaaaaaaaaataaaaaatgaataacaattaaattttttaataagaaacaaaataaaaatattttaataaatataataatatttaataataaaataaacatacaaacaaaaataagtaaaaaaaataaaaaaattaaataaatataactaCCAACACGTATTTAGGATTATTTGTCaaccataataattaaaataattttttttcatatttaaatttagtatttttttaaaaattaatttaaaaaaaataaattaagagcaTAGATTAGCATTTTAATGtcaagtaaatttttttttttatagaaaatagtttttttaagaaattatgtataataatatttgtTAAGTAATCAAGTGGGCTGCAAAGGGACACTGAGAGCAAGAAGCCATTTTGTAGTTGGGCATCACAACGCAACTGATCCATACCCCATAAAATTTATTCCCAAAATGCCCTTCGATTTATACTCCGGATATTCTGGAAAATCATCTAGAATCCACAAGGACGAACCAGAAAGCACAAGCACTTGCAGCAGCGAATCCAACTGCTACTATTCTCTACGGCAATGCCCCACGTTCATCTTTGCCTTCTCCTTCTCCGCCCACACCAGCCTCTCCTCAATTCTCAGCGTAACATCAACCTGTTTCCTGTTTGGACCCCAACATCAACTGCCCCAGTTCACCTTCGACCAAAGCTGTTAATTAACTCCATTACGTGTATGGCCAAACCCAGGAGAGTGAAAATGGTGGCCAAGCAGATTCAAAGAGAGCTTTCTGATATGCTTCTTACAGATAAGATGCTACAGTACGCTGTTCTGCCGGTGGCTGCTTTGGGTGCTGATAGATATCTGTCTTCCCTTACCACCATCAGCGACGTTGAAGTCTCCGCTGATTTGCAGGTACCCAATTGATGAATAGTTGATATGTTGATAATATTTGATGGGTGTTCGTTTATTTATTGAGTAATTAAGGGAGTGATGTCTCGTGGAGTTATTGGCTGTTCTGGGTACATGGGTTTGCAGGTGGTTAAAGTGTATGTATCTGTTTTTGGAGATGACAGAGGAAAGGAGGTTGCTATTGCTGGTTTAAAATCAAAAGCCAAGTATGTTAGGAGTGAGTTAGGGAGGCGTATGAAGTTGAGACTGAGTCCAGAGATACGTTTTATAGAAGATGAATCTCTGGAGAGAGGA contains these protein-coding regions:
- the LOC110663270 gene encoding probable ribosome-binding factor A, chloroplastic produces the protein MPHVHLCLLLLRPHQPLLNSQRNINLFPVWTPTSTAPVHLRPKLLINSITCMAKPRRVKMVAKQIQRELSDMLLTDKMLQYAVLPVAALGADRYLSSLTTISDVEVSADLQVVKVYVSVFGDDRGKEVAIAGLKSKAKYVRSELGRRMKLRLSPEIRFIEDESLERGSRVIAILARIKASKDNVLDEDDEFSESSDSPQDDRDWEGDDPDDIIYVK